The Mytilus trossulus isolate FHL-02 chromosome 3, PNRI_Mtr1.1.1.hap1, whole genome shotgun sequence genome contains a region encoding:
- the LOC134710651 gene encoding consortin-like — MADNVEAENKPAGQVSTTESKSSSEKLETSESKTNGTDTQQAKNSAPKESEKVESVNLDKPDTKKSKQYSKKSNKGSKKNVKSECDKSDTSTSEQETNSPMQSKDSTVPNTRQDTAREGNASNNSPDHAEESDEDDEGIGLGDCADMDSDSRNKMFEKGLNFEKNGKRNRALKCYLACLTGLKPDTRFPLLPQCLRNIADIFYHKEEYDKAVHFIQAEKVYYESALIDTTDIQHKLEEAQLKGGTLQPNMTTDTVRASEYEHLARLCLDREQPQLALEYAGKATKLRQQVLGDKDPVTVESLDFFATVYAKVGAEQYEESLKKFADKPEEGDDAEGSPQTEDGEQKEPVSILRKRKISEKEKKVHFDESQLQSNEQIQHEEKFAKTVLWALLVVCCILLIILGLYLYCNLVGSNACTKLKSDLHYGYMRLKYWYYQYQAGPNAKFM; from the exons ATGGCTGACAATGTGGAAGCTGAAAATAAACCAGCTGGTCAAGTAAGCACTACTGAATCAAAAAGCAGTTCAGAAAAGCTAGAAACATcagaaagtaaaacaaatgGTACAGATACGCAACAGGCAAAGAATTCAGCGCCAAAAGAATCTGAAAAGGTGGAATCAGTAAATCTGGATAAACCTGATACTAAAAAGTCAAAGCAGTAttctaaaaaatcaaataaaggtTCCAAGAAAAATGTCAAGTCAGAATGTGATAAAAGTGATACCTCTACCTCTGAACAGGAAACCAATAGTCCTATGCAATCAAAAGACTCAACAGTGCCAAATACCAGGCAGGATACTGCCAGAGAAGGCAATGCGTCAAATAATTCACCAGATCATGCTGAAGAATCAGATGAAGATG ATGAAGGAATAGGTCTTGGAGATTGTGCTGATATGGACAGTGACTCaagaaacaaaatgtttgaGAAAGGtctaaactttgaaaaaaatggaaaaagaaaTAGAGCACTGAAATGTTACTTGGCATGTTTAACTGGTTTGAAGCCAGATACAAGGTTTCCATTACTTCCACAATGCCTCAGAAAT attgctgatatattttatcacaaagaagAAT ATGATAAAGCTGTTCATTTCATCCAGGCAGAAAAAGTATATTACGAAAGTGCATTGATAGACACAACTGATATACAACATAAACTAG AGGAAGCCCAGTTGAAGGGAGGCACGTTACAACCAAACATGACAACAGACACAGTGAGAGCATCAGAATATGAACATTTGGCTAGGCTCTGTTTAGACAGGGAACA ACCCCAGTTAGCTTTAGAGTATGCAGGAAAG GCTACAAAGTTACGACAACAAGTTTTGGGTGACAAGGATCCTGTCACTGTAGAAAGTCTAGACTTCTTTGCAACTGTTTATGCCAAGGTTGGAGCGGAACAATATGAAG AATCATTAAAGAAGTTTGCTGACAAACCAGAGGAAGGTGATGATGCTGAGGGATCACCACAGACAGAAGATGGGGAACAGAAGGAACCAGTTTCTATTCTCAGAAAACGTAAAATTA gtgaaaaagaaaagaaagtgcACTTTGATGAATCACAGCTTCAGAGCAATGAACAAATACAGCATG aggagaagtttGCCAAGACTGTATTATGGGCGTTACTAGTTGTGTGTTGTATACTGCTGATTATCCTAGGATTATACCTATATTGTAACTTGGTAGGATCCAATGCATGTACTAAATTAAAATCTGATCTACACTATGGATATATGAGACTGAAATACTGGTATTATCAGTACCAGGCTGGACCTAATGCTAAATTTATGTAA